The Rhineura floridana isolate rRhiFlo1 chromosome 10, rRhiFlo1.hap2, whole genome shotgun sequence genome includes a region encoding these proteins:
- the PDK4 gene encoding pyruvate dehydrogenase kinase, isozyme 4 has protein sequence MKAARIAMRSAAPLAATGGSGGGGGGGGGRGTREVEHFARYSPSPLSIKQFLDFGSTNACEKTSFSFLRHELPVRLANILKEIDLLPSPLLSTPSVQLVKSWYVQSLMELVEFREKKPDDHKVLSDFIDAIVKVRNRHHDVVPIMAQGVLEYRDSSKMDPFINQNIQYFLDRFYMNRISIRMVINQHTLIFDNSNNVGNPRHIGCIDPCCDVVDLVHDAFQSAQMLCDQYYFASPELKLTQVNGKAPGQPIYIVYIPSHLFHMLFELFKNAMRATVEHQEKKPSLDPVEVTIVLGKEDLSIKISDRGGGVPVRIIESLFSYTYSTAPKPVMDSNNSTPLAGFGYGLPISRLYAKYFHGDLHLCSISGYGTDALIYLKALSTDSVEKLPVYNKAAYKHYQTSIEADDWCVPSKEPRNLSRQSAAV, from the exons ATGAAGGCTGCTCGGATCGCGATGCGGAGCGCGGCTCCCTTGGCCGCCACGGGTgggagcggcggcggcggcggtggtgGTGGGGGTCGGGGGACTCGAGAAGTGGAGCATTTTGCTCGTTACTCTCCGTCGCCGCTCTCCATCAAGCAGTTCCTGGATTTCG GGTCAACTAATGCATGTGAAAAAACCTCTTTTTCATTTCTTCGGCATGAACTTCCAGTGAGGCTAGCAAATATTCTGAAAGAAATTGACCTCCTCCCTAGCCCTTTGCTGAGCACTCCTTCAGTACAGTTGGTAAAAAGCTG GTATGTTCAAAGCCTAATGGAGCTAGTAGAGTTCCGTGAGAAAAAACCAGATGACCACAAAGTGCTATCAGA ttttataGATGCCATTGTCAAAGTCCGAAATCGTCACCATGATGTAGTACCTATAATGGCACAAGGGGTTCTAGAATACAGAGACTCTTCTAAAATGGACCCGTTCATCAATCAAAACATTCAGTACTTCTTGGATCGATTTTACATGAACCGGATATCCATCCGGATGGTAATAAACCAGCACA CACTTATATTTGATAACAGCAACAATGTGGGTAATCCACGGCACATTGGATGTATTGACCCTTGCTGTGATGTTGTGGATTTGGTGCATG ATGCTTTCCAGAGCGCCCAGATGCTTTGTGACCAATACTATTTTGCGTCTCCAGAGTTAAAGCTTACTCAAGTGAATG GAAAGGCACCTGGACAGCCTATTTACATAGTATATATACCTTCCCACCTCTTTCACATGCTGTTTGAACTCTTCAAG AATGCAATGAGAGCAacagttgaacatcaggaaaaaaaaccttcTCTTGATCCAGTTGAGGTGACCATTGTGCTTGGAAAGGAAGACCTGTCAATTAAG ATATCTGATAGAGGGGGTGGTGTTCCAGTGAGAATAATAGAAAGCCTCTTCAGCTACACATACTCTACAGCACCAAAGCCTGTGATGGATAGCAACAATTCTACTCCTTTG GCTGGTTTTGGTTATGGCTTACCAATTTCTCGCCTGTATGCTAAATACTTTCATGGGGACCTCCATCTGTGTTCCATCTCTGGTTATGGAACAGATGCTCTAATCTACTTAAag GCCCTTTCCACAGACTCTGTAGAGAAACTTCCAGTTTACAACAAGGCTGCTTATAAGCATTATCAAACCTCTATCGAAGCAGATGATTGGTGTGTTCCAAGTAAAGAGCCAAGAAACT